Within Pempheris klunzingeri isolate RE-2024b chromosome 24, fPemKlu1.hap1, whole genome shotgun sequence, the genomic segment CATCACATCCAACTTCCAGACTCCACCGGGACACATATGGGAGGACTCCGGCTCTCTGTACAGTTTTCGACAAGACTATTTGGCGGCGGCGCACAGGAAAAACACACTCTCCAGATTCTCGCTGTTCTCCCTCAAACACGCGCAGCACGGCGGGCAGAGCTTGTCCACCTGCCAGATGAAATTTGACGGATCTCTCCACGTGTCCATGAACCTGGACGCGGCCGGGGCGCACCAGGCGCTGGACAGCCCCGGGGTTTTGGGCTCCTCTGCCCTCGGGAAGCAGCCCGGAGTGGGATTTCCTCATCATCTCCAGCTCGCCCACGGCCACCACTTTATGGACTACCACAGCTCTTCTGCTCCCGGCCGAGGGCCGCTGAGCATGGAGGGGCTGTGTGCGGTGTGTGGCGATAACGCAGCCTGTCAGCACTACGGAGTGCGCACCTGTGAGGGCTGCAAGGGTTTCTTCAAGGTTTGTTCCCAACGCGGCCTTATTTTGTaggaaaaaaactgctattgCAACTTGGATATTTGCAGCTGCTGGCCTTTTTTATcctgaaacaaataaatatatttgtgtaAGTGTCTGTCAAAAACTTCAAACCGTTCTTTTCAGCTGTGGAAAATATTATCTGATCCTGCTTTCGTGAAAACTTGAAAACATCAGACTTGTTATTATggaaatattcacttttttctttaGAGATGACCACATGGCTGCAGTGTCGCCTAATGAAACTCTAATTCGAGTAATAAGCTATAATGTAAAAATCCCACTGGGACCCCTGCCTGGCCTCCTAAAGTGGACATTATGCTTCACATGCACGTTTTGATCTCTTGACACACGCGTTTTAGGGGCAAATGTCCTGTATGAAAATGGCCACCAACGTGCCATGAATAAAAACCTTCGCCTTCTCCTCTCTGAAGGAGATTCCCGGGGGCGATTGTCCAAATTATGAATGACCACGACCCTGTATTTACCCAGACTGCCCTGTCCGCCTGCTGAATGCCTTATACTGCCTCAGATGGCCCACAGGAGCAGGAGTGCTGCTGTTAATTTTCAAATGACAGTTTAAGGCTTTTTACTGCTCAGAAATGAGTCTAGAAACTGCCAGAAAAAGATTCTATAAGTTGTATAATTCCCCAAAGAGtctttaaatgattttaaagtaACCACATTAGACCATCTGCCATAGAGGTGTAGAAGTGCTGCAAAGAAGGCCTCCAAACATTTAGATTCACTGTGCTTTATACAGATGGTTTTCAATTATGTTATGTTTTCTCTTTATCGAGAGCAAAGAACATTTAAGATATAACACCAGAACACAGAGGCCCTTATCTTCCACCTCTTTGTGTCCTGAAAGTGTTATATGTGACAGTGCAGGCAAAAACATGTCTTTTTGTCCAGTATTTTGCCCCCATAACATGTCTTCTTCCAGActagaggagagaaaacatcagaaatgcacatttaggtgtttattttacttccCTTTGTCTATCTGTGTCTGCGGGTTTCTTTTAAAATTCATATCTTCAAAAGGCCGTGCTCTAAAAATGAGATTTTTCTCACTCTGAGCCAGAAATCTCCCCTTCAGCAGCAATCCTCCCAGTTTTATTCCTTTCTATACTCTATACTATTTCTACACTAGTTTTTACTGAGGGATTTGTTCATATGTTGTTCATAACCTGATTTTTAGAACATTTTATCCATAAAATATGAGCAAGAACATATTTTTAAggctgttgacagtattttctgatttatggagtGATCAAAGCTTCTCTTTGGCTCTaatatgtcaacaaaatgaaactaGTGTTTTGAACTTGGCTTTATATGCAAATTAGGGTATGTTTAATTAGACAGtgtctcatttgcatattcaaatcATAAATTTCAGACAACGtgtaatacaaaaaaacaatgtgagTAATCAGCTGGTGAAGGTTCATGGTGACATTTATGAGTTAAAATGTTCCCTCAGTTCTCCTGTTGTGTCTCCACCAAAGACCCCTTAAAAAAACAGGTGTTTTTATGTTATGAGTCAGAGGAGTGGGTGGGAATGTGGTTCAGAACTAAAGTCAAAATCTTTTACTTTCTCCATGCAGCGCACGGTgcaaaaaaatgccaaatacGTGTGTTTGGCTGCTAAAAGCTGCCCAGTGGACAAACGGAGGAGGAATCGATGTCAATACTGCCGCTTCCAGAAGTGCCTTGCAGTGGGGATGGTCAAAGAAGGTAAACCACGAAACCTTAAAGCCACGTTTCATGTCTGACAGTGGGGGTCAACTGGTGGTAAATCCAAGTGTGTcctgtttcccatcatgctctgCAGTGGTGAGGACAGACAGTCTGAAAGGTCGAAGGGGTCGTCTGCCGTCCAAACCTAAAGCTCTTCCGGACTCGTCCTCACCTGTTAGCACCCTCCTGAGCGCCCTCGTCAGGGCGCACGTGGAATCGAACCCTTCACCTTCTCTTCTTGACTACTTCAAAGTAAGCACCGACGTGGGCATTGTCGTACACTAGATAAGGGCATATCAGAACTGTAACTGGCTGCATTTTCTATCTTGTCCCCTCAATCCCACTGGTGACCTTTCACCAGTTCAAGGAGGGTCCAGAGAGCCCACCGGGAGACGACGCTCAGCACGTGCTGCAGTTTTACGACCTCCTGACCAGGTCGATGGAGGTGATTCGAGGCTGGGCACAGAAGATCCCGGGCTTCACCTCACTGCCCAAACACGACCAAGACCTCCTCTTCTACTCGGCCTTCCTGGAGCTCTTTGTTTTACGACTGTCGTACAGGTGAAGAACACACTACAGGACATTTATCGACACTGAAAGATGGGTTGAGGTTTATCTGTCTGATTATGGATGCACACTGAAGGCACctgcaatcaatcaatctttatttatattgcgccaattcataacagtgttatctcaagacactttcaataaagagcaggtcagaccaaactctttaattaagagagagacccactTTATATCCACCTCTGCCATTCAGCTTTATACCTTTAGCACAAGCTGCTATTCTCTTTCAGATCCAATCCAGAGGAAGGGAAGCTGATCTTCTGCGATGGGTCGGTGTGGCATCGGCTGCAGTGCCTGCGGGGATTCGGGGAGTGGATTGACAGCATCGTCGAATTCTCCGCTAacctccagaggatgaacctaGATGTGTCCACCTTCTCCTGCATATGCACCCTCGCCCTGGTCACCGGTGAGACGCTCTACTGTCTTTACTGAGGGTCGTATCCAACTGATGCTCCATTCAAGTGCTCCAACCTCAGTTGTTTTCTGGGATCTGGAAGTTGAAATTACCCCACTTTTATAGTCATTTTGCTATGAAACTAATTATGCAGAGAGATGCAGCTTTAAGTGAGAAGAATTACCTTTTTCATGGCTGTAAATCTCATGTAACGTTTAGAGGCTGGACCTCATGGCCGAGGTGGAAAGGCTGTAGAATAGCtcatataataaaaaaaaaagagattattttcattcGAAAAATAAAACGATATATTAAGGCAGCtgtaacacattaacacaagcCTCTCCATTGCAATTTAAAGTGTGTAAAGGCTAGTTTGGttgttttgtcaaaataaaagcctttgtCTGAGGATTGGAGCTTACAGTCAACCAATAGTTCAAAAAGGTTTTAATGTTTCTAATGTAATTATTCTCCATAAACGACCATctcatgtgtttgtctgacaTGTGATCTACGGCCCTGCAGAGCGACACGGACTGAAGGAGCCCAAGAaagtggaggagctgcagaacaACATCGTCAAGTGCTTGAAGGACGCAGATGGAGGCTCAAACTGTTGGGCCAACCACTTGTCCAGACTTTTGGAAAAACTGCGTGAACTCCGCACTCTGTGCATCCAGGGCCTGCAGAGGATCTTCTATCTGAAGCTGGAGGATTTGGTGCCGCCGCCTGCAATAATAGATAAGTTATTCCTCGACACGTTGCCATTTTAGAGGCGTAAGAGAACACACACTGGGACGTTTTCCTCAACGATGGCACTGTTAAGCTTGTTTTGCTTCAATCCCAGCAGTCATTCCTGACAGTTTGACATCTGTGCActgcataaaaaaacatgtcaaaatcAGATATTGTGttcataaattacattttcctcaAATCAAGTGAAAATGAGGATTGATATTAATAATTGTGATTTacttgtatttttctttataatatCAAACAAACCGCTTTGCCAGATTTAACACAATGGCATAGTGACGGTGACTTTTACACTGAGGATGAAAAGGACCAATTTTATCACTGTCTGCAGGAGAAACTCATTTATAGtcatattttatcttatttttatatgtttggCAGGTAAAGacccattttacattttcttctgcttctcaGCTTGTACAGAGGCAGTTTTGATACCAGTGTGTCCCGTCATGTTTAGGTTTTTCATAACATATAGGCTATTAGTCCTATAGtgattaatataataatattcagtAGACTGTTGTGTTCTCAGAGTAAAACTGTCATTGTccatgttttaataaataaattactgttactgctgctggacTTGGATTCATTCACAAggttgttttttaattttttaaatctaatttctgttttttatttcatttatttcaaaaccaGATTATTCCACAGTCAAAATAGATATTGATACTGAAATACTGAGATATGGATTTTGAGATATTGGTACATTTGCAGGTTGTGGTGTCTAAGcaacatttctaaaaagaaGTATAATGTTGAAGGCTATTCAATGGAGATTCAAAGCCTCCACACAGAAATAGTTTTAAAGATATACCTCCTTGTAATAAATCACCTTATTATTAGATGGAGGTGTATAGAATTGAAATACTCAAGAAATTACATGCATTTAATTAAATCTATGCTTTTTTTATTCTGCAAAGctcatctgctgtctgtgtgcaggtgatTCAGTCTGCTCagaaagcaaatatttacagagacattatattttgtatttaagaTACTTATCTCATGTGACTATTGAGACATCTGATTAAGGTATTAATTTTAACActtaattataaaaatgaatttgctCATTAGTAAATATTAGTATTACAAAGTGGCAACAGACTGGTTTTGCATGAAATGCTGCAAATCTCATACaaagttttcacattttgttgttttaattgaAGCAATGTGGTGCAGAGAAGCACGAATACAGTAAAACATTCACTAATTagctggaattttttttttttattatttttcagcatTAAAAGTCATGCAAATGGCAAAATGTGGAGAGTAACTGCTGTAAGAAGGCCAAAATCtacatatttgcatgtgtgcatgaatgtgtgtgtgaaggtcaaaggtcagggtaGCATTTAATACATTACGGAGAGGGTTTTCAGCCAGGCAGAACAGCTGACAGGTTTCATACATCATTTTGCAAGACATGAAGATAGGAATGAGGAGTGTGTGCCGCTGGCTGCCTGACATTTCTGCAGCCCTTTGGTTAGATCTGGCATTAAAGACGccgctgtctgctgctgttggtggagATAAAGGCCCTGAAATCACATACATTCAAATACATGAACATACAGCAGCTGATCACAGAGGTAAATAACATCTAAGACGTCCAGTTTCTATTCCTCATGTGGCAAAGTATTAATTTAAAATCCACTTGGGGAAAACCATTAGTTTTGGCTTTTTGACCTTTAAAGACCAACGTCTCCAGTGAACAACCAATTCCTTAAAACACATGTGTCAAACGTGTTAAATCAGATCTGCAGGGAGAAATTAGATCATTATAAATCATCCCAGCTGATTTGTACTCAGCCTCATCCTCGTCTGAAAcaatgtgacatgtttttttaaactcaatCTGGCAGAAAGAATTGACTTTATGATTTGAAGAAGGTcttgtatgaaaaaaaaacaagaaagaaggATGATATTCCCAGGTAGGTTTTAATAGGCCTGCGGATCAATAGTTGAGGCTGAGGCGGAGATAGCAATCAATCGATAACAGTATTGGAGAAACGTCCAATTTAttctgatgatgatggtgattgacaggtagagagagagtaCAATACAATATCAGATGTCTCACAGCAGAACAATCTTATAGGTTTGGACACTAAAATACTCCATTAAGTGCAGTAAGGTCACTGCTGAGTACTCCTGATATATCTAATTAACACAATTTTGAGCTACTTGCACTGTACTAAAGTTgagcatttccattttatgatACTTTATACTTCAactccactgcatttcagagggaaatattgtatttttaatctgCTACATGTCTTTTTAGCTCCTAgctatttattaataatataaaatatggtCAACAAGTAAATTCTGATGTATTTTTATAGATCCAAATGGGACTATATTGATCCAGGAGCAGTATATAcagtaattaaaatgagctATACATTcaacagctgcaacattaaacacataaatgcatcaataatcctaataaaacaatatattacattttattctttatacttttatttcacaaatgtaGGTCTATAAATACTATGTGAATACTGTGGTGATGCACGAGGAGCACCAGTAAGAAGTTCCTaaagaaatattagaaataaggaaattaaaaatatcTCCAATACCAAAACAGGAACATCCTCACTGCTCCTGGGTCTTGCTGATTGTCTCAATCAACGTCTCAGAAACAGGTTGTTTTTTCAGGAGGGCCCCGAAGCCTCCGGCCGAACAGGAGCATTAAGTATTTTTATCTTGAGAGCACGACTTTTCGGAGGCTCAGACCGCCGACTTTGATCTCTGCATCCATCCAGCTTCAATACAGCTTAACCCTTATCACCGCCAGCCCAGAGACTGCCAGCAGATTTATAGGCAGGGACCCCCGGTTACTTTCAACATGTAATCCATTACAGATTATTACAGATTACTCATCAGATGCTTCAATAGTTGTTGTAATTACAAATGAGTCAGGCAACATAACAATATGATAAACTAATTAAATTTCAATTAGAAAAACAGCCAAACCTCATTTAAGACAATGAATAATACAATAAATTGTaatatttgtataaaaaaagCTGTGTAAATAGCTTTTTATCAAGCATAAATACAAGCACTAACATGCATTGATCTGAAATTAAGCCACTTTTGGGGACCAACACACATCATTTAATCAGTAAAAGACTGATTTTTCAAATATGATAACTGAAGCTGCAGTCACTTtgtaaaaaagtacaatatgtcTCTTTAAGATGTAGAAAAGTAGAAGTacaaagtacaaatacctcaaatacaaatgcacattagctttagccttagCCTCAGCTAATGCCAAGTTCCCCATGCTCTTAAATCTTAGCAAGTGAACGTATCATAAATAATGcaattacaaaatattaaataataaaatgacacagcaaataaactaatACAACTAAATGCTaactagcctagcttagcagaGTAGCACTAACTGCAACTTCTATGGCCTCTGACTAGTGAAAATAGGGTGATTTCTTGTGCtttggataaataaatatatatatatatatatatatatatatacattcaataaagtttaatttatttaactAGCTAATTAGTTCAGTTATTGCTCTGTTTGTAGAGCAGTACATGGCCAGTTTACTAAACCAACATGGCTGCTAACATGGCCACTGTTTTGTCAAAGAGCTTAATTTGTTTAAGAAAGTAATCAGTggtttttatattaaaacaGATTAGTGTTTTGTCAGGGCGAAGGGTCCACTTAGCAACTAAATCTTCCTGtcactgaaacaacaaacaataattGGAAGGGATTAGAGTTCCTTATTTCTGAGGGCAAATCCTTCAGGGAGTCTCTCAATTACAGGGTGGAATTAGCATTCtttgctaacagctaacagtcATCCAAACACTTGAATCAGCGGATTGGATTATGTCAGCCTGAGATAAAGCACAGAATACACATGGAGGATCCCACGAGATGCACTCGAAGCTCAAATATTCCACTTCAGTTTTTTAAAACCCAGTTTATTAACAGAAAGTTGGTCAAAGATTACACTGATATGCTGAATTGTGACATCACAGTTTTCTGATGCTTTATGGTTTACTTTTATGAGCTTAGAGATTTTACACAGCCTAATATCTAGTTACATAGGAGGCCATGCAGGAACTGCTTGGCTATTTCTAATGTTTATCCAAATAAAAagtcctgcttcctgtctgagAGTGAACTATAGATGTATTCTCGAAAAATAGATACAGCATTGGAGGCTGTCTGGGACCTGTACAAATTTAAATGGTGTAACAAAGGAATATTGGTCGTTAAAAGTTCTGTTACATGACAGAAGTAACTTAAAAGATCTCAGTGttcacttttggtttcaccTTCCCCCTCAGCCTCCCCACATGaaccactgttgttgtttttggtatGAGGGCAGGAGCTTTTGGGGAAGTTGTGgttttaatgttcatgtttAATGTGCTCTTTAGATTTGGAGCATCCCCCAATTGTAACCTTCAGATCCTCTCTCAAAGGCCATTTTTATCATTCAGCATTTGCACCTGCAGTATTATCTGtatgtttttgcatgtgttgtTTGTTCTTACTAATATATTACTAAATAACTTAAGGTGGAGACTTTTCTCACTCAAGAAGAGGAACGGGGCAAAGAAAAGCTGCTAAACTGTCAGAATATTGAGGGAAAGAAGCAGTTTACAGTCTCACCACTGAGGAAgatgtaaaagaaaagtaatcTGTGCACCTCTGAGGGGAGGAGAACGAAACACAACACTTGAAAAAGATCTCCACTATCCTTCCATCGCAAAAAACTATCTCTCCTTTCCAAAAAAAGATTCTTAGAGGAGTGTTTGAAGAGGAATGAGTGGCTCGGGGGATGAAGCTATAGGCTCCAGGGGTTTGTTTGAGGGATTATGAGGACGTTTACATTCAGAGGCGAGGGCGCGGCGTGAGGAGCTCAGGCCTC encodes:
- the LOC139223657 gene encoding nuclear receptor subfamily 4 group A member 2-like, with the protein product MPCVQTQCGSSPQGASPASQSAGGERSSDFLTPEFVKFSMDLTNSEISAATSTAGFGTLGDTYGSGYDVKPPCLFQMPVQGELPCVKLEDAHGCPRYQPNQHHPSQSDELLSSPGSVYYYRSPSPHTPITSNFQTPPGHIWEDSGSLYSFRQDYLAAAHRKNTLSRFSLFSLKHAQHGGQSLSTCQMKFDGSLHVSMNLDAAGAHQALDSPGVLGSSALGKQPGVGFPHHLQLAHGHHFMDYHSSSAPGRGPLSMEGLCAVCGDNAACQHYGVRTCEGCKGFFKRTVQKNAKYVCLAAKSCPVDKRRRNRCQYCRFQKCLAVGMVKEVVRTDSLKGRRGRLPSKPKALPDSSSPVSTLLSALVRAHVESNPSPSLLDYFKFKEGPESPPGDDAQHVLQFYDLLTRSMEVIRGWAQKIPGFTSLPKHDQDLLFYSAFLELFVLRLSYRSNPEEGKLIFCDGSVWHRLQCLRGFGEWIDSIVEFSANLQRMNLDVSTFSCICTLALVTERHGLKEPKKVEELQNNIVKCLKDADGGSNCWANHLSRLLEKLRELRTLCIQGLQRIFYLKLEDLVPPPAIIDKLFLDTLPF